A single region of the Branchiostoma lanceolatum isolate klBraLanc5 chromosome 1, klBraLanc5.hap2, whole genome shotgun sequence genome encodes:
- the LOC136438744 gene encoding SH3 domain-containing kinase-binding protein 1-like isoform X6: MVEVRVEFDYEAELDDELTLKIGDIVTNVKQQDGGWWEGELNGKKGVFPDNFVKVIKKGSPPAKPSDKTNSHDKDEGGNVAKLASQLSMRGVPLAGMAPPGEGGVTRRPQAEKTRKLRCKAHYSYAPENTDELRLEVGDVIEILKQEEEGWWEGSLNGKSGVFPSNFVEVIKEEDKENIEEQQKEKTAPPPQQQQQEERNGPSGEPQQQLKQPKKVRGVGLGDIFGNSPLTLRTKATDSVHEKDKHSHTDNIAKSGSLKKKAPPVPSEPPAKEDKASKPVEKAKVLFDYNAENEDELTLKVGEVIIIRSKESVDSGWWEGEVGGRTGVFPDNFVELLPPEEQGPDVPPRQVQRKVLPPRPKKPPPPSASVKPVGGLNKLSHDKKHEEKHDEKAEKQEHTDKPTNKLDDLPSRLLGSLGRKPGTLPPKPSGSIEEKLDKKSATLPIIPPKKPGPPTAAKKPTLAKSTESLNSTSSTEQNTEGELGNFDHIQVSPDKLTHLTAQRAKHPNRRPPSMFSPTKLVSTGKKNSKGRRPIATGGFLNCLTENGNDMEEPKIETVEKKQPEVKEKLKEEKEEKEEVVQPPWAKDIRKGASLRRGVIPPTTKEEPLPEKRPPPPAVHRAKPTLPLQPPARPDSKPTTPTEPVVTTPGTPLDQKAVEELRGEVRSLKEQMNKMQSDQRRKMNELLNEIDEEKKVRMAMQVELDRLKKLVMS, translated from the exons ATGG TTGAGGTACGGGTGGAGTTTGACTATGAGGCAGAGTTGGACGATGAGTTAACGTTAAAAATCGGTGACATCGTCACCAACGTGAAGCAGCAAGATGGCGGCTGGTGGGAGGGCGAACTGAACGGAAAGAAGGGCGTGTTCCCCGACAACTTTGTCAAG GTGATAAAGAAGGGGTCTCCCCCGGCCAAACCTTCAGACAAGACAAACAGCCATGATAAGGATGAGGGGGGCAACGTTGCCAAGCTGGCGTCCCAGCTGAGCATGCGGGGGGTCCCCCTGGCTGGCATGGCCCCGCCTGGAGAGGGGGGTGTCACCAGAAGAC CACAAGCCGAAAAGACCAGAAAGCTGCGCTGCAAAGCACATTACAGCTACGCCCCAGAAAACACGGACGAACTGCGCCTGGAAGTCGGGGACGTGATTGAGATTCTGaagcaggaggaggaggggtgGTGGGAAGGGTCGCTGAACGGCAAGTCTGGCGTCTTCCCCTCCAACTTCGTCGAAGTCATCAAGGAGGAGGATAAGGAAAACATTGAGGAACagcagaaagagaaaactg CTCCACCaccacaacagcaacaacaagaagaaaggAACGGCCCGAGTGGTGAACCCCAGCAGCAGCTCAAACAGCCCAAGAAAGTGCGAGGTGTCGGCCTGGGGGACATCTTTGGCAACAGTCCTCTTACACTGCGCACCAAGGCAACAGACTCTGTCCACGAGAAAGACAAACACTCACATACAGACAACATTGCCAAG AGTGGCTCACTGAAAAAGAAAGCTCCGCCTGTCCCAAGTGAACCCCCAGCTAAGGAGGACAAAG CGTCCAAGCCAGTAGAAAAGGCGAAAGTTCTGTTTGACTACAACGCAGAAAACGAGGATGAGCTGACGTTGAAGGTCGGggaggtcatcatcatcaggagTAAAGAGAGCGTGGACAGCGGTTGGTGGGAGGGAGAGGTCGGCGGCAGGACCGGCGTCTTCCCTGACAACTTTGTGGAACTGCTGCCGCCAGAGGAG CAGGGGCCAGACGTGCCGCCTAGACAGGTACAACGGAAAGTTCTT CCTCCCCGACCAAAGAAGCCGCCGCCACCGTCTGcctcagtcaaacctgtaggaG GTCTAAACAAACTTTCTCACGACAAGAAGCACGAAGAGAAGCATGACGAGAAAG CTGAAAAACAGGagcacacagacaaaccaaccaacaaactcGACGACCTCCCCTCCAGGCTTCTGGGTAGTCTGGGTAGAAAACCTGGCACACTACCCCCCAAACCTTCAG GTTCAATTGAGGAAAAGTTGGACAAAAAATCGGCCACCCTCCCGATCATTCCTCCCAAGAAGCCGGGTCCTCCTACCGCAGCCAAGAAACCAACCTTGGCGAAAAGTACAGAATCTCTCAACTCTACATCGTCCACTGAACAAAACACAGAAGGTG AACTGGGGAATTTCGACCACATCCAGGTGTCACCTGACAAACTGACACACCTGACAGCACAGAGAGCCAAACATCCCAACAGGAGACCCCCCTCCATGTTCTCTCCTACCAAG CTTGTATCTACCGGGAAGAAAAATAGTAAAGGGAGGCGACCAATAGCTACTGGTGGTTTTCTGAACTGCTTG ACTGAGAATGGGAATGACATGGAGGAGCCCAAGATCGAGACAGTGGAGAAAAAACAACCCGAGgtaaaagaaaaattgaaagaagaaaaagaagagaagGAGGAGGTTGTCCAGCCCCCCTGGGCCAAGGATATCCGTAAGGGGGCCTCTCTCAGGAGGGGGGTGATACCCCCTACTACAAAGGAG GAACCTCTGCCTGAGAAGAGACCGCCTCCGCCTGCTGTGCACAGGGCAAAACCAACCCTGCCGCTTCAACCACCCGCAAGACCGGACAGCAAACCTACTACTCCTACGGAACCAGTTGTTACCACACCAG GAACTCCATTAGACCAAAAGGCGGTAGAGGAGCTGCGGGGTGAGGTCAGGTCGCTGAAGGAACAGATGAACAAGATGCAGTCGGACCAGAGACGCAAAATGAACGAACTCCTGAACGAGATTGACGAGGAGAAGAAGGTTCGCATGGCCATGCAGGTCGAGCTGGACAGACTCAAGAAGCTGGTGATGTCATAA
- the LOC136438744 gene encoding SH3 domain-containing kinase-binding protein 1-like isoform X4, with product MVEVRVEFDYEAELDDELTLKIGDIVTNVKQQDGGWWEGELNGKKGVFPDNFVKVIKKGSPPAKPSDKTNSHDKDEGGNVAKLASQLSMRGVPLAGMAPPGEGGVTRRPTVQRRDPAQAEKTRKLRCKAHYSYAPENTDELRLEVGDVIEILKQEEEGWWEGSLNGKSGVFPSNFVEVIKEEDKENIEEQQKEKTAPPPQQQQQEERNGPSGEPQQQLKQPKKVRGVGLGDIFGNSPLTLRTKATDSVHEKDKHSHTDNIAKSGSLKKKAPPVPSEPPAKEDKASKPVEKAKVLFDYNAENEDELTLKVGEVIIIRSKESVDSGWWEGEVGGRTGVFPDNFVELLPPEEQGPDVPPRQVQRKVLPPRPKKPPPPSASVKPVGGLNKLSHDKKHEEKHDEKAEKQEHTDKPTNKLDDLPSRLLGSLGRKPGTLPPKPSGSIEEKLDKKSATLPIIPPKKPGPPTAAKKPTLAKSTESLNSTSSTEQNTEGELGNFDHIQVSPDKLTHLTAQRAKHPNRRPPSMFSPTKLVSTGKKNSKGRRPIATGGFLNCLTENGNDMEEPKIETVEKKQPEVKEKLKEEKEEKEEVVQPPWAKDIRKGASLRRGVIPPTTKEEPLPEKRPPPPAVHRAKPTLPLQPPARPDSKPTTPTEPVVTTPGTPLDQKAVEELRGEVRSLKEQMNKMQSDQRRKMNELLNEIDEEKKVRMAMQVELDRLKKLVMS from the exons ATGG TTGAGGTACGGGTGGAGTTTGACTATGAGGCAGAGTTGGACGATGAGTTAACGTTAAAAATCGGTGACATCGTCACCAACGTGAAGCAGCAAGATGGCGGCTGGTGGGAGGGCGAACTGAACGGAAAGAAGGGCGTGTTCCCCGACAACTTTGTCAAG GTGATAAAGAAGGGGTCTCCCCCGGCCAAACCTTCAGACAAGACAAACAGCCATGATAAGGATGAGGGGGGCAACGTTGCCAAGCTGGCGTCCCAGCTGAGCATGCGGGGGGTCCCCCTGGCTGGCATGGCCCCGCCTGGAGAGGGGGGTGTCACCAGAAGAC CCACTGTGCAGAGGAGAGACCCAG CACAAGCCGAAAAGACCAGAAAGCTGCGCTGCAAAGCACATTACAGCTACGCCCCAGAAAACACGGACGAACTGCGCCTGGAAGTCGGGGACGTGATTGAGATTCTGaagcaggaggaggaggggtgGTGGGAAGGGTCGCTGAACGGCAAGTCTGGCGTCTTCCCCTCCAACTTCGTCGAAGTCATCAAGGAGGAGGATAAGGAAAACATTGAGGAACagcagaaagagaaaactg CTCCACCaccacaacagcaacaacaagaagaaaggAACGGCCCGAGTGGTGAACCCCAGCAGCAGCTCAAACAGCCCAAGAAAGTGCGAGGTGTCGGCCTGGGGGACATCTTTGGCAACAGTCCTCTTACACTGCGCACCAAGGCAACAGACTCTGTCCACGAGAAAGACAAACACTCACATACAGACAACATTGCCAAG AGTGGCTCACTGAAAAAGAAAGCTCCGCCTGTCCCAAGTGAACCCCCAGCTAAGGAGGACAAAG CGTCCAAGCCAGTAGAAAAGGCGAAAGTTCTGTTTGACTACAACGCAGAAAACGAGGATGAGCTGACGTTGAAGGTCGGggaggtcatcatcatcaggagTAAAGAGAGCGTGGACAGCGGTTGGTGGGAGGGAGAGGTCGGCGGCAGGACCGGCGTCTTCCCTGACAACTTTGTGGAACTGCTGCCGCCAGAGGAG CAGGGGCCAGACGTGCCGCCTAGACAGGTACAACGGAAAGTTCTT CCTCCCCGACCAAAGAAGCCGCCGCCACCGTCTGcctcagtcaaacctgtaggaG GTCTAAACAAACTTTCTCACGACAAGAAGCACGAAGAGAAGCATGACGAGAAAG CTGAAAAACAGGagcacacagacaaaccaaccaacaaactcGACGACCTCCCCTCCAGGCTTCTGGGTAGTCTGGGTAGAAAACCTGGCACACTACCCCCCAAACCTTCAG GTTCAATTGAGGAAAAGTTGGACAAAAAATCGGCCACCCTCCCGATCATTCCTCCCAAGAAGCCGGGTCCTCCTACCGCAGCCAAGAAACCAACCTTGGCGAAAAGTACAGAATCTCTCAACTCTACATCGTCCACTGAACAAAACACAGAAGGTG AACTGGGGAATTTCGACCACATCCAGGTGTCACCTGACAAACTGACACACCTGACAGCACAGAGAGCCAAACATCCCAACAGGAGACCCCCCTCCATGTTCTCTCCTACCAAG CTTGTATCTACCGGGAAGAAAAATAGTAAAGGGAGGCGACCAATAGCTACTGGTGGTTTTCTGAACTGCTTG ACTGAGAATGGGAATGACATGGAGGAGCCCAAGATCGAGACAGTGGAGAAAAAACAACCCGAGgtaaaagaaaaattgaaagaagaaaaagaagagaagGAGGAGGTTGTCCAGCCCCCCTGGGCCAAGGATATCCGTAAGGGGGCCTCTCTCAGGAGGGGGGTGATACCCCCTACTACAAAGGAG GAACCTCTGCCTGAGAAGAGACCGCCTCCGCCTGCTGTGCACAGGGCAAAACCAACCCTGCCGCTTCAACCACCCGCAAGACCGGACAGCAAACCTACTACTCCTACGGAACCAGTTGTTACCACACCAG GAACTCCATTAGACCAAAAGGCGGTAGAGGAGCTGCGGGGTGAGGTCAGGTCGCTGAAGGAACAGATGAACAAGATGCAGTCGGACCAGAGACGCAAAATGAACGAACTCCTGAACGAGATTGACGAGGAGAAGAAGGTTCGCATGGCCATGCAGGTCGAGCTGGACAGACTCAAGAAGCTGGTGATGTCATAA
- the LOC136438744 gene encoding SH3 domain-containing kinase-binding protein 1-like isoform X5, which translates to MVEVRVEFDYEAELDDELTLKIGDIVTNVKQQDGGWWEGELNGKKGVFPDNFVKVIKKGSPPAKPSDKTNSHDKDEGGNVAKLASQLSMRGVPLAGMAPPGEGGVTRRPFVPKRNSATVQRRDPAQAEKTRKLRCKAHYSYAPENTDELRLEVGDVIEILKQEEEGWWEGSLNGKSGVFPSNFVEVIKEEDKENIEEQQKEKTAPPPQQQQQEERNGPSGEPQQQLKQPKKVRGVGLGDIFGNSPLTLRTKATDSVHEKDKHSHTDNIAKSGSLKKKAPPVPSEPPAKEDKASKPVEKAKVLFDYNAENEDELTLKVGEVIIIRSKESVDSGWWEGEVGGRTGVFPDNFVELLPPEEPPRPKKPPPPSASVKPVGGLNKLSHDKKHEEKHDEKAEKQEHTDKPTNKLDDLPSRLLGSLGRKPGTLPPKPSGSIEEKLDKKSATLPIIPPKKPGPPTAAKKPTLAKSTESLNSTSSTEQNTEGELGNFDHIQVSPDKLTHLTAQRAKHPNRRPPSMFSPTKLVSTGKKNSKGRRPIATGGFLNCLTENGNDMEEPKIETVEKKQPEVKEKLKEEKEEKEEVVQPPWAKDIRKGASLRRGVIPPTTKEEPLPEKRPPPPAVHRAKPTLPLQPPARPDSKPTTPTEPVVTTPGTPLDQKAVEELRGEVRSLKEQMNKMQSDQRRKMNELLNEIDEEKKVRMAMQVELDRLKKLVMS; encoded by the exons ATGG TTGAGGTACGGGTGGAGTTTGACTATGAGGCAGAGTTGGACGATGAGTTAACGTTAAAAATCGGTGACATCGTCACCAACGTGAAGCAGCAAGATGGCGGCTGGTGGGAGGGCGAACTGAACGGAAAGAAGGGCGTGTTCCCCGACAACTTTGTCAAG GTGATAAAGAAGGGGTCTCCCCCGGCCAAACCTTCAGACAAGACAAACAGCCATGATAAGGATGAGGGGGGCAACGTTGCCAAGCTGGCGTCCCAGCTGAGCATGCGGGGGGTCCCCCTGGCTGGCATGGCCCCGCCTGGAGAGGGGGGTGTCACCAGAAGAC CATTTGTGCCCAAGCGAAACTCAG CCACTGTGCAGAGGAGAGACCCAG CACAAGCCGAAAAGACCAGAAAGCTGCGCTGCAAAGCACATTACAGCTACGCCCCAGAAAACACGGACGAACTGCGCCTGGAAGTCGGGGACGTGATTGAGATTCTGaagcaggaggaggaggggtgGTGGGAAGGGTCGCTGAACGGCAAGTCTGGCGTCTTCCCCTCCAACTTCGTCGAAGTCATCAAGGAGGAGGATAAGGAAAACATTGAGGAACagcagaaagagaaaactg CTCCACCaccacaacagcaacaacaagaagaaaggAACGGCCCGAGTGGTGAACCCCAGCAGCAGCTCAAACAGCCCAAGAAAGTGCGAGGTGTCGGCCTGGGGGACATCTTTGGCAACAGTCCTCTTACACTGCGCACCAAGGCAACAGACTCTGTCCACGAGAAAGACAAACACTCACATACAGACAACATTGCCAAG AGTGGCTCACTGAAAAAGAAAGCTCCGCCTGTCCCAAGTGAACCCCCAGCTAAGGAGGACAAAG CGTCCAAGCCAGTAGAAAAGGCGAAAGTTCTGTTTGACTACAACGCAGAAAACGAGGATGAGCTGACGTTGAAGGTCGGggaggtcatcatcatcaggagTAAAGAGAGCGTGGACAGCGGTTGGTGGGAGGGAGAGGTCGGCGGCAGGACCGGCGTCTTCCCTGACAACTTTGTGGAACTGCTGCCGCCAGAGGAG CCTCCCCGACCAAAGAAGCCGCCGCCACCGTCTGcctcagtcaaacctgtaggaG GTCTAAACAAACTTTCTCACGACAAGAAGCACGAAGAGAAGCATGACGAGAAAG CTGAAAAACAGGagcacacagacaaaccaaccaacaaactcGACGACCTCCCCTCCAGGCTTCTGGGTAGTCTGGGTAGAAAACCTGGCACACTACCCCCCAAACCTTCAG GTTCAATTGAGGAAAAGTTGGACAAAAAATCGGCCACCCTCCCGATCATTCCTCCCAAGAAGCCGGGTCCTCCTACCGCAGCCAAGAAACCAACCTTGGCGAAAAGTACAGAATCTCTCAACTCTACATCGTCCACTGAACAAAACACAGAAGGTG AACTGGGGAATTTCGACCACATCCAGGTGTCACCTGACAAACTGACACACCTGACAGCACAGAGAGCCAAACATCCCAACAGGAGACCCCCCTCCATGTTCTCTCCTACCAAG CTTGTATCTACCGGGAAGAAAAATAGTAAAGGGAGGCGACCAATAGCTACTGGTGGTTTTCTGAACTGCTTG ACTGAGAATGGGAATGACATGGAGGAGCCCAAGATCGAGACAGTGGAGAAAAAACAACCCGAGgtaaaagaaaaattgaaagaagaaaaagaagagaagGAGGAGGTTGTCCAGCCCCCCTGGGCCAAGGATATCCGTAAGGGGGCCTCTCTCAGGAGGGGGGTGATACCCCCTACTACAAAGGAG GAACCTCTGCCTGAGAAGAGACCGCCTCCGCCTGCTGTGCACAGGGCAAAACCAACCCTGCCGCTTCAACCACCCGCAAGACCGGACAGCAAACCTACTACTCCTACGGAACCAGTTGTTACCACACCAG GAACTCCATTAGACCAAAAGGCGGTAGAGGAGCTGCGGGGTGAGGTCAGGTCGCTGAAGGAACAGATGAACAAGATGCAGTCGGACCAGAGACGCAAAATGAACGAACTCCTGAACGAGATTGACGAGGAGAAGAAGGTTCGCATGGCCATGCAGGTCGAGCTGGACAGACTCAAGAAGCTGGTGATGTCATAA
- the LOC136438744 gene encoding SH3 domain-containing kinase-binding protein 1-like isoform X9 gives MVEVRVEFDYEAELDDELTLKIGDIVTNVKQQDGGWWEGELNGKKGVFPDNFVKVIKKGSPPAKPSDKTNSHDKDEGGNVAKLASQLSMRGVPLAGMAPPGEGGVTRRPFVPKRNSATVQRRDPAQAEKTRKLRCKAHYSYAPENTDELRLEVGDVIEILKQEEEGWWEGSLNGKSGVFPSNFVEVIKEEDKENIEEQQKEKTAPPPQQQQQEERNGPSGEPQQQLKQPKKVRGVGLGDIFGNSPLTLRTKATDSVHEKDKHSHTDNIAKSGSLKKKAPPVPSEPPAKEDKASKPVEKAKVLFDYNAENEDELTLKVGEVIIIRSKESVDSGWWEGEVGGRTGVFPDNFVELLPPEEQGPDVPPRQVQRKVLPPRPKKPPPPSASVKPVGGLNKLSHDKKHEEKHDEKAEKQEHTDKPTNKLDDLPSRLLGSLGRKPGTLPPKPSGSIEEKLDKKSATLPIIPPKKPGPPTAAKKPTLAKSTESLNSTSSTEQNTEGELGNFDHIQVSPDKLTHLTAQRAKHPNRRPPSMFSPTKLVSTGKKNSKGRRPIATGGFLNCLTENGNDMEEPKIETVEKKQPEVKEKLKEEKEEKEEVVQPPWAKDIRKGASLRRGVIPPTTKEEPLPEKRPPPPAVHRAKPTLPLQPPARPDSKPTTPTEPVVTTPGTPLDQKAVEELYI, from the exons ATGG TTGAGGTACGGGTGGAGTTTGACTATGAGGCAGAGTTGGACGATGAGTTAACGTTAAAAATCGGTGACATCGTCACCAACGTGAAGCAGCAAGATGGCGGCTGGTGGGAGGGCGAACTGAACGGAAAGAAGGGCGTGTTCCCCGACAACTTTGTCAAG GTGATAAAGAAGGGGTCTCCCCCGGCCAAACCTTCAGACAAGACAAACAGCCATGATAAGGATGAGGGGGGCAACGTTGCCAAGCTGGCGTCCCAGCTGAGCATGCGGGGGGTCCCCCTGGCTGGCATGGCCCCGCCTGGAGAGGGGGGTGTCACCAGAAGAC CATTTGTGCCCAAGCGAAACTCAG CCACTGTGCAGAGGAGAGACCCAG CACAAGCCGAAAAGACCAGAAAGCTGCGCTGCAAAGCACATTACAGCTACGCCCCAGAAAACACGGACGAACTGCGCCTGGAAGTCGGGGACGTGATTGAGATTCTGaagcaggaggaggaggggtgGTGGGAAGGGTCGCTGAACGGCAAGTCTGGCGTCTTCCCCTCCAACTTCGTCGAAGTCATCAAGGAGGAGGATAAGGAAAACATTGAGGAACagcagaaagagaaaactg CTCCACCaccacaacagcaacaacaagaagaaaggAACGGCCCGAGTGGTGAACCCCAGCAGCAGCTCAAACAGCCCAAGAAAGTGCGAGGTGTCGGCCTGGGGGACATCTTTGGCAACAGTCCTCTTACACTGCGCACCAAGGCAACAGACTCTGTCCACGAGAAAGACAAACACTCACATACAGACAACATTGCCAAG AGTGGCTCACTGAAAAAGAAAGCTCCGCCTGTCCCAAGTGAACCCCCAGCTAAGGAGGACAAAG CGTCCAAGCCAGTAGAAAAGGCGAAAGTTCTGTTTGACTACAACGCAGAAAACGAGGATGAGCTGACGTTGAAGGTCGGggaggtcatcatcatcaggagTAAAGAGAGCGTGGACAGCGGTTGGTGGGAGGGAGAGGTCGGCGGCAGGACCGGCGTCTTCCCTGACAACTTTGTGGAACTGCTGCCGCCAGAGGAG CAGGGGCCAGACGTGCCGCCTAGACAGGTACAACGGAAAGTTCTT CCTCCCCGACCAAAGAAGCCGCCGCCACCGTCTGcctcagtcaaacctgtaggaG GTCTAAACAAACTTTCTCACGACAAGAAGCACGAAGAGAAGCATGACGAGAAAG CTGAAAAACAGGagcacacagacaaaccaaccaacaaactcGACGACCTCCCCTCCAGGCTTCTGGGTAGTCTGGGTAGAAAACCTGGCACACTACCCCCCAAACCTTCAG GTTCAATTGAGGAAAAGTTGGACAAAAAATCGGCCACCCTCCCGATCATTCCTCCCAAGAAGCCGGGTCCTCCTACCGCAGCCAAGAAACCAACCTTGGCGAAAAGTACAGAATCTCTCAACTCTACATCGTCCACTGAACAAAACACAGAAGGTG AACTGGGGAATTTCGACCACATCCAGGTGTCACCTGACAAACTGACACACCTGACAGCACAGAGAGCCAAACATCCCAACAGGAGACCCCCCTCCATGTTCTCTCCTACCAAG CTTGTATCTACCGGGAAGAAAAATAGTAAAGGGAGGCGACCAATAGCTACTGGTGGTTTTCTGAACTGCTTG ACTGAGAATGGGAATGACATGGAGGAGCCCAAGATCGAGACAGTGGAGAAAAAACAACCCGAGgtaaaagaaaaattgaaagaagaaaaagaagagaagGAGGAGGTTGTCCAGCCCCCCTGGGCCAAGGATATCCGTAAGGGGGCCTCTCTCAGGAGGGGGGTGATACCCCCTACTACAAAGGAG GAACCTCTGCCTGAGAAGAGACCGCCTCCGCCTGCTGTGCACAGGGCAAAACCAACCCTGCCGCTTCAACCACCCGCAAGACCGGACAGCAAACCTACTACTCCTACGGAACCAGTTGTTACCACACCAG GAACTCCATTAGACCAAAAGGCGGTAGAGGAGCTGTATATATAG